The following proteins are encoded in a genomic region of Amycolatopsis sulphurea:
- a CDS encoding NADH-quinone oxidoreductase subunit G → MTIAPDKATTGEIPVPEGHVKLTIDGEEVIAPKGELLIRTAERLGTVIPRFCDHPLLDPAGACRQCLVEVEMGGRPMPKPQASCTMTVADGMVVKTQLTSPVADKAQQGVMELLLINHPLDCPICDKGGECPLQNQALAHGRAESRFVDTKRTFAKPLPISSQVLLDRERCVLCQRCTRFSDQVAGDPFIALLERGAHQQIGTAETADVLDLASRTTSGDPFQSYFSGNVIQICPVGALTSAAYRFRSRPFDLVSTPSVCEHCSSGCAERTDFRRGKVQRKLAGDDPEVNEEWLCDKGRFAFRYLQAGDRIRRPLVRNEVGALEEASWTDALRVASAGLLKAREGNGAGVLTGGRLTVEDAYAYSKFARIALRTNDIDFRARAHSAEELAFLAATVVGGTPETGVTFQEIESARTVLCVAFEPEDEAPIVFLRLRKAARKNRTRVVHLGQWTTSSVRKTFGELLACLPGGEAAAVDGIAQHAADLDEALRGEGAVILVGERAAEVPGLFSALHRLTERTGARLAWIPRRAGERGALETGCVPTLLPGGRAVTDAAVRAEVEKLWGASLPAEPGRDATGILQAASGGELDALVVGGVDPNDLPDPDLARRALDNAGFVVSLELRASEVTERADVVLPVAPSAEKAGSYLTWEGRRREFDVTLEGTGSLPDGRVLDTLAVEMDADLFTQTPAAAAGDFAKLGKAVQGTFTDSESLKVAFTDLPRVGSGQAVLATWRQLIDNGSLQDDEPHLKGTQRTPVARLSAKTAAGLGDTVRVSNERGSITLPVEVADLPDGVVWLPGNSDGSAVRSALAAGHGTLVQISGGDQ, encoded by the coding sequence ATGACGATCGCGCCCGACAAAGCAACGACCGGCGAGATTCCGGTCCCCGAGGGTCACGTGAAGCTGACCATCGACGGGGAAGAGGTCATCGCGCCCAAGGGTGAGCTGCTGATCCGCACCGCCGAGCGGCTCGGCACGGTCATCCCGCGGTTCTGCGACCATCCGCTGCTCGACCCGGCGGGCGCCTGCCGCCAGTGCCTGGTCGAGGTGGAGATGGGCGGCCGGCCAATGCCGAAGCCGCAGGCCTCCTGCACGATGACGGTGGCCGACGGCATGGTGGTCAAGACCCAGCTCACCTCGCCGGTCGCGGACAAGGCGCAGCAGGGCGTGATGGAGCTGCTGCTGATCAACCACCCGCTGGACTGCCCGATCTGCGACAAGGGCGGTGAGTGCCCGCTGCAGAACCAGGCTCTCGCGCACGGCCGCGCGGAATCGCGGTTCGTGGACACGAAACGCACGTTCGCCAAGCCGCTGCCGATCTCGTCGCAGGTGCTGCTCGACCGCGAGCGCTGCGTGCTGTGCCAGCGCTGCACCCGGTTCTCCGACCAGGTCGCCGGCGATCCGTTCATCGCGCTGCTCGAACGCGGTGCGCACCAGCAGATCGGCACCGCGGAGACCGCCGACGTGCTGGACCTGGCTTCGCGTACCACCAGCGGTGATCCGTTCCAGAGTTACTTCTCCGGCAACGTGATCCAGATCTGCCCGGTCGGCGCGCTCACCAGCGCGGCCTACCGGTTCCGCTCCCGGCCGTTCGACCTGGTGTCCACGCCGAGCGTGTGCGAGCACTGTTCGTCGGGCTGCGCGGAGCGCACCGACTTCCGGCGCGGCAAGGTCCAGCGCAAGCTGGCCGGCGACGACCCGGAGGTGAACGAGGAGTGGTTGTGCGACAAGGGCCGCTTCGCCTTCCGTTACCTGCAGGCCGGTGACCGGATCCGCCGTCCGCTGGTCCGCAACGAGGTCGGCGCGCTGGAAGAGGCGTCCTGGACCGACGCGCTCCGGGTCGCCTCGGCCGGTCTGCTCAAGGCCCGCGAGGGCAACGGTGCGGGCGTGCTGACCGGTGGCCGGCTGACCGTCGAGGACGCTTACGCGTACTCGAAGTTCGCCCGGATCGCCTTGCGCACCAACGATATCGACTTCCGTGCGCGAGCGCACTCGGCCGAGGAGCTGGCGTTCCTGGCGGCCACGGTGGTGGGCGGCACGCCGGAGACCGGCGTGACGTTCCAGGAGATCGAAAGCGCACGCACGGTGCTGTGCGTGGCCTTCGAACCGGAGGACGAGGCGCCGATCGTGTTCCTGCGGCTGCGCAAGGCGGCCCGCAAGAACCGCACCCGCGTCGTCCACTTGGGACAGTGGACCACCTCCTCGGTGCGCAAGACCTTCGGCGAGCTGCTGGCCTGCCTGCCGGGTGGCGAAGCCGCCGCGGTGGACGGGATCGCCCAGCACGCGGCCGATCTCGACGAGGCGCTGCGCGGCGAAGGCGCGGTGATCCTGGTCGGCGAGCGGGCCGCGGAGGTGCCGGGCCTGTTCTCCGCACTGCACCGGCTCACCGAGCGCACCGGCGCCCGGCTGGCGTGGATCCCGCGCCGCGCCGGTGAACGGGGCGCGCTGGAGACCGGTTGTGTGCCGACGCTGCTGCCCGGTGGCCGCGCGGTCACCGATGCGGCCGTCCGTGCCGAGGTCGAAAAGCTTTGGGGCGCTTCGCTTCCCGCCGAGCCCGGCCGGGACGCGACCGGCATCCTGCAGGCCGCTTCCGGCGGCGAACTGGACGCGCTGGTCGTCGGCGGTGTGGACCCGAACGACCTGCCCGACCCGGATCTGGCCCGGCGCGCGCTGGACAACGCCGGGTTCGTGGTCAGCCTGGAACTGCGGGCGAGCGAGGTGACCGAACGGGCCGACGTGGTCCTGCCGGTCGCGCCGTCCGCGGAGAAGGCGGGCAGCTACCTCACCTGGGAGGGCCGTCGCCGCGAGTTCGACGTGACCCTCGAAGGCACCGGCTCGCTGCCGGACGGCCGGGTGCTCGACACCCTCGCGGTCGAGATGGACGCTGACCTGTTCACCCAGACCCCGGCCGCCGCCGCGGGCGACTTCGCCAAGCTCGGCAAGGCTGTGCAGGGAACCTTCACGGACTCTGAGTCCCTGAAGGTGGCCTTCACGGACCTGCCGCGGGTGGGGTCGGGGCAGGCGGTGCTCGCCACCTGGCGGCAGTTGATCGACAACGGTTCGCTGCAGGACGACGAGCCTCACCTCAAGGGCACGCAGCGCACCCCGGTCGCGCGGCTGTCGGCGAAGACCGCGGCAGGCCTCGGCGACACCGTGCGGGTGTCGAACGAGCGTGGTTCGATCACGCTGCCGGTCGAGGTCGCCGACCTGCCCGACGGTGTGGTGTGGCTACCCGGCAACTCCGACGGCTCGGCCGTCCGCTCCGCGCTCGCCGCGGGGCACGGCACGCTGGTGCAGATCTCCGGAGGTGACCAGTGA
- the nuoF gene encoding NADH-quinone oxidoreductase subunit NuoF, which produces MPDPITPVLTKRWLSPESWRIETYERLEGYTAARKALAGTPEQLVQVVKDSGLRGRGGAGFPSGVKWSFMPPNEDKPHYLVINADEGEPGTCKDIPLMMADPHSLIEGCIIASYAMRSRHCFIYVRGEALHCIRRLNAATREAYQKGYLGKNIFGSGWDLELTVHAGAGAYICGEETALLDSLEGRRGQPRLKPPFPAAAGLYAAPTTVNNVETIASAPYIINAGSAWFREMGREKSPGPKIYSISGHVEKPGQYECPLGTTLRELLELAGGMKDGIPLKFWTPGGSSTPMFTAEHLDTPLDFEGAAEAGSMLGTTAVQVFNETVSVPWAVMKWTQFYEHESCGKCTPCREGTYWLAQILERMVEGHGTEEDIDTLLDVCDNILGRSFCALGDGAVSPIQSGIKYFREEFLALCASNKRELVGAQA; this is translated from the coding sequence ACTCCGGTCCTGACCAAGCGCTGGCTCTCGCCGGAATCCTGGCGGATCGAGACCTACGAACGGCTGGAGGGCTACACCGCGGCGCGCAAGGCGCTGGCCGGGACGCCCGAACAGCTCGTGCAGGTGGTCAAGGACTCCGGGCTGCGCGGCCGTGGCGGCGCCGGATTCCCGTCCGGCGTGAAATGGTCCTTCATGCCGCCCAACGAGGACAAGCCGCACTATTTGGTGATCAACGCCGACGAAGGCGAACCGGGTACCTGCAAGGACATCCCACTGATGATGGCGGACCCGCATTCGCTGATCGAGGGCTGCATCATCGCCTCGTACGCGATGCGTTCGCGCCACTGCTTCATCTACGTCCGAGGCGAGGCGCTGCACTGCATCCGCCGGCTCAACGCGGCCACGCGCGAGGCGTACCAAAAGGGTTATCTCGGCAAGAACATCTTCGGCAGCGGCTGGGATCTCGAACTCACCGTGCACGCCGGCGCGGGCGCCTACATCTGCGGTGAGGAAACCGCGTTGCTGGACTCGCTCGAGGGCCGTCGCGGGCAGCCCCGGCTCAAGCCGCCGTTCCCCGCGGCCGCCGGGCTGTACGCCGCGCCGACCACGGTGAACAACGTCGAGACCATCGCGAGCGCGCCGTACATCATCAACGCCGGCTCGGCCTGGTTCCGCGAGATGGGCCGGGAGAAGTCGCCGGGGCCGAAGATCTACTCGATCTCCGGCCACGTGGAAAAGCCCGGCCAGTACGAGTGCCCGCTCGGCACCACGCTGCGCGAGCTGCTGGAGCTGGCGGGTGGCATGAAGGACGGCATCCCGCTCAAGTTCTGGACGCCGGGTGGCTCGTCCACGCCGATGTTCACCGCCGAGCACCTGGACACCCCGCTCGACTTCGAGGGCGCGGCCGAGGCCGGTTCGATGCTCGGCACCACCGCGGTGCAGGTCTTCAACGAGACCGTTTCCGTGCCGTGGGCGGTGATGAAGTGGACGCAGTTCTACGAGCACGAGTCCTGCGGCAAGTGCACGCCGTGCCGGGAAGGCACGTACTGGCTGGCGCAGATCCTGGAGCGGATGGTCGAAGGCCACGGCACCGAAGAGGACATCGACACCCTGCTGGACGTGTGCGACAACATCCTCGGCCGCTCGTTCTGCGCGCTCGGCGACGGTGCGGTCTCGCCGATCCAGAGCGGGATCAAGTACTTCCGCGAGGAATTCCTGGCCTTGTGTGCCAGCAACAAGCGTGAATTGGTGGGAGCGCAGGCATGA
- the nuoH gene encoding NADH-quinone oxidoreductase subunit NuoH, which yields MSPQLTQVLAQFPDAAERARLLADDPWWLYLIKAVVILLIGPILTIFLIVWERKAVGRMQNRPGPNRVGPGGYLQSLADALKLPFKEQIIPDTADRKVYFLAPVLSAVPALIALAAIPFGPVVSIFGEQTTLQLVDLPVGVLVILACSSIGVYGIVLAGWASGSPYPLLGGLRSAAQVISYEIAMGLSIVAVILYSGSLQTSEIVQAQAHGWYFYLLIPSFVIYVISMVGETNRAPFDLPEAESELVGGFHTEYSSMKFAMFFLAEYVNMVIVSAFCTTLFLGGWRFPFVGDDSPLNQNWWPVLWFFAKTFILLFGFIWLRGTLPRLRYDQFMRLGWKVLVPVNLVWIIVVVAIKTIQWSWPQILVGVGIVLVVLVLLSLALPDKKLPPSDYVDLTGGGHPLPPLDLRVPESTPRQKALAKAEARAARRKPAEVGSAAGQEGAEDGGN from the coding sequence GTGAGCCCGCAGCTCACGCAGGTACTGGCGCAGTTTCCCGACGCCGCCGAGCGCGCTCGGCTGCTCGCCGACGATCCGTGGTGGCTGTACCTGATCAAGGCCGTGGTGATCCTGCTGATCGGCCCGATCCTGACGATCTTCCTGATCGTCTGGGAACGCAAGGCGGTCGGCCGGATGCAGAACCGGCCCGGCCCCAACCGGGTCGGCCCCGGAGGGTACCTGCAGTCCCTGGCGGACGCGCTGAAGCTCCCGTTCAAGGAGCAGATCATCCCGGACACCGCCGACCGCAAGGTGTACTTCCTCGCGCCGGTGCTGTCCGCGGTGCCCGCGCTGATCGCGCTGGCGGCCATCCCGTTCGGCCCGGTGGTGTCGATCTTCGGCGAACAGACCACGCTGCAATTGGTGGACCTGCCGGTCGGCGTGCTGGTGATCCTGGCCTGCTCCTCGATCGGGGTGTACGGCATCGTGCTCGCCGGCTGGGCCTCCGGTTCGCCGTATCCGCTGCTCGGCGGGCTGCGCTCGGCCGCGCAGGTGATCTCCTACGAGATCGCGATGGGTCTCTCGATCGTCGCGGTGATCCTCTACTCGGGTTCGCTGCAGACCTCGGAGATCGTGCAGGCACAGGCCCACGGCTGGTACTTCTACCTGCTCATCCCGAGCTTCGTGATCTACGTGATCTCGATGGTCGGCGAGACCAACCGCGCGCCGTTCGACCTGCCGGAGGCCGAATCCGAGCTGGTCGGCGGGTTCCACACCGAGTACAGCTCGATGAAGTTCGCGATGTTCTTCCTCGCCGAGTACGTGAACATGGTGATCGTCTCGGCGTTCTGCACCACGCTGTTCCTCGGCGGCTGGCGGTTCCCGTTCGTCGGCGACGATTCGCCGCTGAACCAGAACTGGTGGCCGGTGCTGTGGTTCTTCGCCAAGACCTTCATTCTGCTGTTCGGCTTCATCTGGCTGCGCGGCACGCTGCCGCGGCTGCGCTACGACCAGTTCATGCGGCTGGGCTGGAAGGTACTGGTCCCGGTCAACCTGGTCTGGATCATCGTGGTGGTGGCGATCAAGACCATCCAGTGGAGCTGGCCGCAGATCCTGGTCGGGGTCGGCATCGTGCTGGTGGTGCTGGTGCTGCTGAGCCTGGCGCTGCCGGACAAGAAGCTGCCGCCCTCGGACTACGTGGACCTCACCGGTGGCGGACATCCGCTGCCGCCGCTGGACCTGCGGGTCCCCGAGAGCACACCGCGCCAGAAGGCGCTGGCCAAGGCGGAGGCGAGGGCCGCCCGGCGCAAGCCCGCCGAGGTCGGCTCCGCGGCCGGACAGGAAGGGGCAGAAGATGGCGGCAACTGA